Genomic segment of Oscillospiraceae bacterium:
CAACTTTGACGGCATCGGCACCCGCATCAATAAGTGCTTTTGCACCGTCTGCAGTAGCCACATTGCCCGCCATAAGCTGTGCATTGGGGAACGCCTTTTTGATATCACGCACCGCAGCAATAATATTTTTCGAATGCCCGTGTGCGCTGTCAAGCACAAGCAAATCAACACCGTTTTCCAACAATGCTTCGGCGCGCTCATGACAGTCACCCGACACGCCGATGGCTGCGCCGACAAGCAGCCGTCCCTCGCTGTCCCGCGCCGAGTTGGGATAGGTCACAATTTTCTCAATATCTTTAATGGTAATCAGGCCCTTGAGGTGCCCCTGCTCGTCGACGATAGGCAATTTCTCAACTTTGGCGTTGGATAAAATGCGTTTGGCCTGCTCCATCGTCGTGCCGACAGGCGCGGTAATGAGGTTTTTATGCGTCATTTTTTCGGAGATCAACTGGCTCATATCTTCAACAAACTTCAAGTCGCGGTTGGTGATAATGCCGACCAAAATGCCCCTCTCATCGCAAATCGGCACACCTGAAATGCGATACTTGCCCATCAAGGCGTCGGCATCCTGCAACGTATGGGCGGGGGAGAGAAAGAACGGGTTGGTAATGACGCCGTATTCGCTGCGCTTGACGCGGTCGACCTCTGTCGCCTGCGCCTCGACCGACATATTTTTGTGAATAATACCAATGCCGCCCTCGCGCGCCATGGCGATAGCCATACGCGATTCGGTGACGGTATCCATCGCCGCGCTGACGAGCGGCATATTAAGTTTAATGCTCTTGGTGAGATTTGTCGAAAGATCAACATCCCTGCCCAGAATTTCACTATACCCCGGAATGAGAAGCACATCATCGAAGGTGTAACCTTTTTTTAGAAATTTGCCAGCAACGTCACGGTTTACCATAAAAAACACCCCTTTTCTTTTGCTGTAAGTATAGCAGAAAAGAGGGAGCTATGTCAATGTTTGGCGGAGCATTTAACGGGCAATAATCGATAGATTATTTTACAACTACCTTTGCAGTTCAAACCGCGCATCATCAAATGCGTCAACCGCGTCCCGCAAAGGATTGTCAGCGGCGTCCACTTTGCGCAACGCCGGACAGTTCAGCAACGGTGCCAGCGTTGTAATATTGTTATTTGATACATTCAAGATTTGTAATGAACGAATATTTGTCAGCGGTGCGACAGAGGCAATGGCATTGTTACGAACGGATAAATTTTTAAGCAAGTCGAGATTTGCCAATGGGGTCAGTGATGTAATTTGATTGTCGTCGAGACGCAAAACATGCAATTGTTCAAAATATTCTAGCGGCGACAAGTCATTTACAGCGTTATCTGATAGCATGAGGATTTCCAGTTGCGCTAAATTTGCCAGTGGCGATATATCGCTAATGTTGTTGCCGCTTAAGTTGAGTGAAAACAGTAATTGCATGTCATGCAGCGCCTCGATCGATGTAATGCGATTGTTGGACAAATCCAGTTGCCGAAGCCAATCCATTTGTGCGAGGGTGTCTAAGTCGGACGTTGTAACATGAGCGTTTTCCAGCGTCAAGTGCTGTAACGTTGGCAGTTGTGCCAGCACATCAAGACCGTCGAGCGGCGT
This window contains:
- the guaB gene encoding IMP dehydrogenase, encoding MVNRDVAGKFLKKGYTFDDVLLIPGYSEILGRDVDLSTNLTKSIKLNMPLVSAAMDTVTESRMAIAMAREGGIGIIHKNMSVEAQATEVDRVKRSEYGVITNPFFLSPAHTLQDADALMGKYRISGVPICDERGILVGIITNRDLKFVEDMSQLISEKMTHKNLITAPVGTTMEQAKRILSNAKVEKLPIVDEQGHLKGLITIKDIEKIVTYPNSARDSEGRLLVGAAIGVSGDCHERAEALLENGVDLLVLDSAHGHSKNIIAAVRDIKKAFPNAQLMAGNVATADGAKALIDAGADAVKVGIGPGSICTTRVVAGIGMPQISAIYDAACAASMQGIPVIADGGIQYSGDIVKALAAGANLAMIGSLFAGCEESPGESELYQGRRFKVYRGMGSIAAMQQAKGSADRYFQEGSQKLVPEGVEGRVPYKGSLADSAFQLLGGIRAGMGYCGAPNIPNLQQHGVFVTITGAGLRESHPHDISITKEAPNYSVSG